One window of Mauremys reevesii isolate NIE-2019 linkage group 4, ASM1616193v1, whole genome shotgun sequence genomic DNA carries:
- the LRIF1 gene encoding ligand-dependent nuclear receptor-interacting factor 1 isoform X2, which yields MNPVWGFPGTLKAQCEASIAGCMYQVVQTTGPDGKNLLKLLPISKSSGNFMPLVQSSVVPDTAKGNVSSPVHFTFKTQIANSTTSSSVKIPVFKSTNPGKIILTRTLDKQENVSVNPEKESLTTKPVSNVQSNSVSVDRLSLQNVAVSTSSNQSNTAYVLVNTKSLPVTVKSPVLPSGHHLQIPAHAEVKSVPASSLPPTVQQKILAAAATNASGAAEATKTPTVIYVSPVNTVKTVVPKRLQTICPKPVTEVSESLILTTAQTTVKSSVPPVGTSDGQQRQQTPMKWVVQENSQASIPYLVPVKSSNNMASKILKTLADMKNVEKNSANILPICSNSPSGSQTITPIKDNALVMYNGKVYLLTKRGSDVLSAQIDQQASPGTDAPFKKDTSQLITNKVVNLVLSKNKGMTLTQKDPKPSINTEPVPQPDLGKNLKPAPALLATPRVNQHIITTNQCRPLSTTGGISNEVNPVKKMVMDENMHCNSKEKSHSPKAATAVTPQSKQHYAFSEEEQKIQNEKVCSSEKATEIKHMREPHGKQYLELRKKFGLFKEERVYLNRIPFGTPPAGSEASVCSRNNFKKNNDSWSASPQEMAIPAKQQDHGEEEKIIVDLEQDLTKKRKAKLPLMPENGKRRKMMVKSAINPSLENNSTSSVIHNKRISSTPVLSQQKNSTSSIGSSLGRNSEQDPCVQDNQVQDTCCSALVSSEDDVSTSESSFRDDAFPLTPPDLDETIRDEKIKRLKRLLRERAAALEEMRKKMQQT from the exons catTGCAGGCTGTATGTACCAAGTAGTTCAGACGACTGGGCCGGATGGAAAAAACCTTCTGAAGTTGCTCCCAATCTCTAAATCTTCTGGAAATTTTATGCCACTAGTTCAGTCATCAGTTGTGCCTGATACCGCTAAAGGGAATGTATCAAGTCCAGTTCATTTTACTTTTAAGACACAGATTGCCAATAGCACCACATCTTCATCTGTCAAGATACCTGTTTTTAAGTCCACTAATCCTGGAAAGATCATTCTTACAAGGACATTGGATAAACAGGAAAATGTTAGCGTGAACCCTGAAAAAGAGAGCTtgactacaaaaccagtttctaaTGTTCAGAGTAATTCTGTTTCAGTTGATAGATTGTCTTTGCAAAATGTTGCTGTGTCAACTTCATCTAACCAGAGTAATACAGCATATGTGTTAGTCAACACAAAAAGCCTTCCAGTGACGGTGAAATCTCCTGTGCTTCCTTCTGGGCATCATCTTCAGATACCAGCTCATGCAGAAGTGAAATCTGTCCCAGCTTCTTCTTTACCACCTACAGTACAGCAGAAAATACTTGCAGCTGCTGCTACAAATGCCTCTGGAGCAGCCGAAGCCACAAAAACACCAACTGTTATTTATGTGTCACCAGTAAATACAGTGAAAACAGTCGTTCCCAAGCGCTTGCAAACCATTTGCCCAAAACCTGTCACAGAAGTATCAGAATCATTAATACTGACAACTGCACAAACAACGGTAAAGAGTTCTGTTCCGCCAGTGGGAACTTCTGATGGCCAACAGCGCCAGCAGACTCCAATGAAATGGGTCGTGCAAGAAAATTCCCAGGCATCAATACCATACCTTGTTCCTGTGAAGTCATCAAATAACATGGCTTCAAAGATCTTGAAAACCTTGGCAGATATGAAGAATGTagaaaaaaattctgcaaatatttTACCAATCTGTTCTAACAGCCCTAGTGGAAGCCAGACAATCACTCCTATTAAAGATAATGCTCTGGTGATGTACAATGGGAAAGTGTATTTGCTGACAAAAAGAGGGTCTGATGTTCTGTCAGCCCAAATTGATCAACAAGCCTCTCCGGGTACTGACGCTCCTTTTAAAAAGGACACCTCTCAGCTGATAACCAACAAGGTGGTAAATCTAGTGTTGTCGAAAAATAAAGGTATGACACTTACTCAAAAGGATCCAAAGCCAAGTATAAATACAGAGCCTGTTCCACAGCCTGATTTAGGAAAGAACTTAAAACCTGCACCTGCTCTGCTTGCAACACCACGTGTGAATCAGCATATTATTACTACAAACCAATGCAGGCCTTTGTCCACAACAGGGGGGATTTCAAATGAAGTGAACCCAGTTAAAAAAATGGTGATGGATGAAAACATGCACTGTAACAGCAAAGAGAAGAGTCATTCTCCCAAAGCAGCAACTGCTGTTACTCCTCAGTCAAAACAACATTATGCTTTCAGTGAAGAAGAACAAAAG ATTCAAAATGAGAAGGTGTGCTCATCAGAAAAGGCCACTGAAATCAAACACATGAGAGAACCCCATGGGAAACAATACCTGGAATTAAGAAAGAAATTCGGTCTCTTTAAAGAGGAGAGAGTATACCTTAATAGAATTCCCTTTGGAACTCCTCCTGCAGGATCAGAAGCAAGTGTGTGCTCCAGGAATAACTTTAAAAAGAATAATGATTCTTGGAGTGCATCACCACAAGAAATGGCGATACCAGCTAAGCAGCAGGACCATGGTGAAGAGGAAAAG ATAATTGTGGACCTGGAACAGGATTtgactaaaaaaagaaaagctaaaCTCCCACTAATGCCAGAAAatggaaagagaaggaaaatgatGGTCAAATCAGCCATAAATCCAAGCTTGGAAAACAACAGCACCAGTTCTGTAATACATAACAAGCGTATTTCATCCACACCAGTCTTATCACAGCAGAAAAATTCCACAAGCTCTATCGGATCATCTCTAGGGAGGAACTCTGAGCAAGACCCATGTGTTCAAGATAACCAAGTTCAAGACACATGCTGTTCAGCTTTAGTTTCTTCCGAAGATGATGTTTCGACTAGTGAAAGTTCCTTTCGAGACGATGCTTTCCCTTTGACTCCGCCGGACTTGGATGAAACAATCAGGGATGAAAAAATAAAACGACTGAAACGGCTATTAAGAGAACGAGCGGCAGCACTGGAAGAAATGCGTAAAAAGATGCAGCAGACCTGA
- the LRIF1 gene encoding ligand-dependent nuclear receptor-interacting factor 1 isoform X1, which yields MSGPPLGAPHSPEEGPGSAAQCIAGCMYQVVQTTGPDGKNLLKLLPISKSSGNFMPLVQSSVVPDTAKGNVSSPVHFTFKTQIANSTTSSSVKIPVFKSTNPGKIILTRTLDKQENVSVNPEKESLTTKPVSNVQSNSVSVDRLSLQNVAVSTSSNQSNTAYVLVNTKSLPVTVKSPVLPSGHHLQIPAHAEVKSVPASSLPPTVQQKILAAAATNASGAAEATKTPTVIYVSPVNTVKTVVPKRLQTICPKPVTEVSESLILTTAQTTVKSSVPPVGTSDGQQRQQTPMKWVVQENSQASIPYLVPVKSSNNMASKILKTLADMKNVEKNSANILPICSNSPSGSQTITPIKDNALVMYNGKVYLLTKRGSDVLSAQIDQQASPGTDAPFKKDTSQLITNKVVNLVLSKNKGMTLTQKDPKPSINTEPVPQPDLGKNLKPAPALLATPRVNQHIITTNQCRPLSTTGGISNEVNPVKKMVMDENMHCNSKEKSHSPKAATAVTPQSKQHYAFSEEEQKIQNEKVCSSEKATEIKHMREPHGKQYLELRKKFGLFKEERVYLNRIPFGTPPAGSEASVCSRNNFKKNNDSWSASPQEMAIPAKQQDHGEEEKIIVDLEQDLTKKRKAKLPLMPENGKRRKMMVKSAINPSLENNSTSSVIHNKRISSTPVLSQQKNSTSSIGSSLGRNSEQDPCVQDNQVQDTCCSALVSSEDDVSTSESSFRDDAFPLTPPDLDETIRDEKIKRLKRLLRERAAALEEMRKKMQQT from the exons catTGCAGGCTGTATGTACCAAGTAGTTCAGACGACTGGGCCGGATGGAAAAAACCTTCTGAAGTTGCTCCCAATCTCTAAATCTTCTGGAAATTTTATGCCACTAGTTCAGTCATCAGTTGTGCCTGATACCGCTAAAGGGAATGTATCAAGTCCAGTTCATTTTACTTTTAAGACACAGATTGCCAATAGCACCACATCTTCATCTGTCAAGATACCTGTTTTTAAGTCCACTAATCCTGGAAAGATCATTCTTACAAGGACATTGGATAAACAGGAAAATGTTAGCGTGAACCCTGAAAAAGAGAGCTtgactacaaaaccagtttctaaTGTTCAGAGTAATTCTGTTTCAGTTGATAGATTGTCTTTGCAAAATGTTGCTGTGTCAACTTCATCTAACCAGAGTAATACAGCATATGTGTTAGTCAACACAAAAAGCCTTCCAGTGACGGTGAAATCTCCTGTGCTTCCTTCTGGGCATCATCTTCAGATACCAGCTCATGCAGAAGTGAAATCTGTCCCAGCTTCTTCTTTACCACCTACAGTACAGCAGAAAATACTTGCAGCTGCTGCTACAAATGCCTCTGGAGCAGCCGAAGCCACAAAAACACCAACTGTTATTTATGTGTCACCAGTAAATACAGTGAAAACAGTCGTTCCCAAGCGCTTGCAAACCATTTGCCCAAAACCTGTCACAGAAGTATCAGAATCATTAATACTGACAACTGCACAAACAACGGTAAAGAGTTCTGTTCCGCCAGTGGGAACTTCTGATGGCCAACAGCGCCAGCAGACTCCAATGAAATGGGTCGTGCAAGAAAATTCCCAGGCATCAATACCATACCTTGTTCCTGTGAAGTCATCAAATAACATGGCTTCAAAGATCTTGAAAACCTTGGCAGATATGAAGAATGTagaaaaaaattctgcaaatatttTACCAATCTGTTCTAACAGCCCTAGTGGAAGCCAGACAATCACTCCTATTAAAGATAATGCTCTGGTGATGTACAATGGGAAAGTGTATTTGCTGACAAAAAGAGGGTCTGATGTTCTGTCAGCCCAAATTGATCAACAAGCCTCTCCGGGTACTGACGCTCCTTTTAAAAAGGACACCTCTCAGCTGATAACCAACAAGGTGGTAAATCTAGTGTTGTCGAAAAATAAAGGTATGACACTTACTCAAAAGGATCCAAAGCCAAGTATAAATACAGAGCCTGTTCCACAGCCTGATTTAGGAAAGAACTTAAAACCTGCACCTGCTCTGCTTGCAACACCACGTGTGAATCAGCATATTATTACTACAAACCAATGCAGGCCTTTGTCCACAACAGGGGGGATTTCAAATGAAGTGAACCCAGTTAAAAAAATGGTGATGGATGAAAACATGCACTGTAACAGCAAAGAGAAGAGTCATTCTCCCAAAGCAGCAACTGCTGTTACTCCTCAGTCAAAACAACATTATGCTTTCAGTGAAGAAGAACAAAAG ATTCAAAATGAGAAGGTGTGCTCATCAGAAAAGGCCACTGAAATCAAACACATGAGAGAACCCCATGGGAAACAATACCTGGAATTAAGAAAGAAATTCGGTCTCTTTAAAGAGGAGAGAGTATACCTTAATAGAATTCCCTTTGGAACTCCTCCTGCAGGATCAGAAGCAAGTGTGTGCTCCAGGAATAACTTTAAAAAGAATAATGATTCTTGGAGTGCATCACCACAAGAAATGGCGATACCAGCTAAGCAGCAGGACCATGGTGAAGAGGAAAAG ATAATTGTGGACCTGGAACAGGATTtgactaaaaaaagaaaagctaaaCTCCCACTAATGCCAGAAAatggaaagagaaggaaaatgatGGTCAAATCAGCCATAAATCCAAGCTTGGAAAACAACAGCACCAGTTCTGTAATACATAACAAGCGTATTTCATCCACACCAGTCTTATCACAGCAGAAAAATTCCACAAGCTCTATCGGATCATCTCTAGGGAGGAACTCTGAGCAAGACCCATGTGTTCAAGATAACCAAGTTCAAGACACATGCTGTTCAGCTTTAGTTTCTTCCGAAGATGATGTTTCGACTAGTGAAAGTTCCTTTCGAGACGATGCTTTCCCTTTGACTCCGCCGGACTTGGATGAAACAATCAGGGATGAAAAAATAAAACGACTGAAACGGCTATTAAGAGAACGAGCGGCAGCACTGGAAGAAATGCGTAAAAAGATGCAGCAGACCTGA